The following proteins are encoded in a genomic region of Nymphalis io chromosome 16, ilAglIoxx1.1, whole genome shotgun sequence:
- the LOC126774140 gene encoding maternal protein tudor-like isoform X2 — translation MALPAEAQRSFRLYVTHVDGDGLFLKISGQLDQQSSLMVESLFETARNNLEQGVGVVPPTAIQEGVICAAKYKDGTYYRAKIINVTNLATGLVGVHFIDYGNKDIISLSTIRFLDSYDPMFLQLQGQATDYYLSRVMHPSGRWDEPLLLKLQSLLCYAEYPATVEAQTMSLPIISIQFKGNDLSTHLVSKRFGIAIPVPKQEVLLLQMSDNQHGTSWSPTLLTDTSPFMEHVPFLINQNFPNPASAMRLNQNVTVPFNGAPVNSGVGQRLLVNRASRNMVNLRAPVRQPQHAPSAPLELPVIPSSPSTITTKPTSPKKSITYKSRLLEVNSQHKVFVSFAEEGPELFAVQLVSDAKKLQDMMDDINRRPHSSLAEPPMIGTVCLGRMSGDRIICRAIVMNLSGSQCKLFFVDFGDTEMVSYYDIFDIPEEFVKPNVFAMRFCLSGVKKLEKSPHLNEAFKQLVNGKVLTLRVVSPEGPPLIQYGELFLDNKSIIELLMTNMKDKLQFKWMEMLPLGSKQSVLVSYVDSCIKFYVQLSDKIDELKAVMGAVKNHCENTTSPGELTVGSVCCARFPDDDNWYRAMVMETSGNKVVVAYVDYGNEQQVDISDLRTITPDLTRLPAQAMKCALKGFENRPIETKTSNQLEMLALEKTLMAHIGGVLSNDTMLVTLIDDTVTPPLDVARKMNQLSQPRSNTIEGKVTTPVRKDAPESFSSPEGSVPDDNRKRSFKREKSFKEERRRDGEEFSQRGSSFRGRDQKEGFERSGAGRHSEKYGSKPERGERRGPPRPRENNAPAPTNNEDEWEENAQAVPSPPRPNRDNGRESDNRFNQDEDHRTDDRGNRNFRPERRDNRGERRDWGDKKENWNQKRDNRNERGERHDRGERHDRGERVGRSNFSPRERAERNDRSFASDSDKRSERSFRSQDSGRERNGRAPPYKPRGKFTQVQYKELSNPLPLETPFVEPSVEIGSQHEVSVTWIISPENFYTQILTLQPKFLEMMHMIPELYKGVKSYSGNVPVGASVLARFPLDGVLYRATIVSVQPFSKFIVRYVDFGNKQLVDAKDIWQMEKQLMELPKMAVHCSLSGVSAKDGEWKADPEIDLCFNAPRYQCVFQECAEEQYKVSLWNNGVSVADLLVEKQLAIMSENQSSVTLKDEAIDLTIIVGQQILCRVTHVESLEKFFVQLDLDKADLVESAIANFDEAKLTPLTAESLLDGVHCTVKHENKVYRAILNDVSDTNNIVAVLPDYGNHITTTLDKLMILPTELSVYYYQSLSCCLNNYTKDSKTLLSLDDLKKTLTGNKFIIFVNNVAEVSLISTLYDGITGQKVAIFEPDDGAYDEVVPLCTRAVFNYNFGNAYMSHIENLNEFYLQKASDGDKIAQLLEDLYKFYEKGTPDALTEFDVDALCAAKSSDGNWYRGTIISSSDTEVKVQFTDYGNSETVSKESLKKLDSKFFEPCSLALVASLGLVSLQDDTISKLLEWTNEKEVQVTLAFGNDGWLANLHLDGVDLSMKLINEKLAAPQIVSDETTEEPVPEVPVQEPISLPEGCKQVYISHIDTPGHFWLQMLNKVDKIDEIQAELQSNADSYSNIETREMGTLCVAKYLADDQWYRAEILDSDSDITTIRFIDYGNTDVLDNQPGLLKNIPEHLKEIERYAIKSSVNAIPTGTGQWSEPASDYFTQLVGDLSSPVDALIVLKDITTYVDIFVNGQNVTDKLVSEGHATRSEETECGDLPSCFASHVNSPSEFWIQLETAAPELQSMEAAMIDAENFPELTEKEEGVLCAAKYPEDGAWYRAQVIVDGSEGTEVLFMDYGNASIANELRSLPDELKIKPALSRKCALQKPRDIKTWSRKSEIKFNDLAAEGATIFNVQFIASGDISIVELYLEGKSVTEELVGLCEEHPASERPTPVGQDLNANGKICYVNSLDEFYVHLDDSISNLDEITEKLINGNEFEPITELKVGSICAAFWDEDKQWYRSRILEFCDLGYHVQFIDYGNKAKCEKFSQLPEDIATIEPLAKCCRLAGFSDDVSNESVKSKLDDLVAELVTFQIEFLDSLKEPSLVRLFLNGTDLSFVLKSDSPDIVDEVDLNADEKNIDAANNDNHSEDLNSSQQDLNESMSSCNTIIENKSYEEEKNNLNKSITSSESSQNHTLTPEKNISTDSLESSNETSITPEKVDSMAASKTDTDHIGKEGQDKISKDAISPDMILESKDDKKQIEVEI, via the exons ATGGCTCTACCTGCAGAAGCTCAAAGATCTTTCAGACTTTATGTGACCCATGTGGATGGTGACGGTCTTTTTCTGAAGATAAGTGGTCAGCTAGATCAACAATCATCACTGATGGTAGAGAGCTTGTTTGAAACTGCTCGAAATAATTTAGAACAGGGCGTTGGAGTGGTACCACCGACAGCTATCCAAGAAGGTGTAATTTGTGCCGCTAAGTATAAAGATGGAACCTATTATAGAGCGAAAATTATTAATGTCACGAATCTCGCAACTGGCTTAGTCGGAGTGCACTTCATTGATTACGGTAACAAAGACATTATTTCATTAAGTACTATACGCTTCTTAGATAGTTATGACCCTatgtttttacaattacaaggCCAAGCCACGGACTATTATTTATCTCGTGTGATGCATCCCTCTGGAAGATGGGATGAACCTTTACTCCTAAAACTTCAAAGTTTGCTCTGCTATGCTGAATATCCTGCGACAGTTGAGGCTCAAACAATGTCATTGCCAATAATATCAATACAATTTAAGGGAAATGATTTATCGACACATCTAGTATCAAAAAGATTTGGCATTGCAATACCCGTACCCAAACAAGAAGTTCTGCTATTACAAATGTCTGATAATCAGCATGGAACAAGCTGGTCACCAACCTTGCTGACTGACACTTCACCCTTTATGGAACATGTACCATTCTTAATTAATCAAAACTTCCCTAACCCTGCATCTGCCATGCGTTTAAATCAAAATGTAACAGTACCATTTAATGGTGCCCCTGTTAACTCTGGGGTGGGTCAGAGATTACTAGTCAACAGAGCATCAAGGAACATGGTAAACCTTAGGGCCCCAGTACGTCAACCACAACATGCTCCTTCGGCCCCATTAGAATTACCGGTTATACCATCATCACCATCTACTATAACAACCAAACCAACATCTCCTAAGAAATCCATCACTTACAAGAGTAGACTACTTGAAGTTAATTCACAGCACAAAGTTTTTGTATCATTTGCTGAAGAAGGCCCTGAATTATTTGCTGTTCAACTTGTATCAGATGCAAAGAAATTGCAAGATATGATGGATGATATAAATAGAAGGCCACACAGTAGCCTTGCAGAGCCTCCTATGATTGGAACTGTATGTCTTGGTAGGATGTCTGGTGATCGTATAATTTGCAGAGCTATAGTAATGAATTTGTCTGGATCTCAGTGTAAATTATTCTTTGTGGACTTTGGAGATACAGAAATGGTGTCATACtatgatatatttgatattccTGAAGAGTTTGTTAAGCCAAATGTTTTTGCTATGCGTTTTTGTTTATCTGGTGTGAAGAAGTTAGAGAAAAGCCCACATTTGAATGAGGCATTTAAACAGTTAGTTAATGGTAAAGTTTTGACTTTAAGAGTAGTGTCACCTGAAGGACCACCTTTGATTCAATATGGAGAGCTATTTTTGgacaataaaagtataatagaaTTGTTAATGACAAATATGAAagataaattgcaatttaagtGGATGGAGATGCTACCATTAGGGAGTAAACAATCAGTATTAGTGTCATATGTAGATAGTTGTATAAAATTCTATGTACAATTGTCTGACAAAATTGATGAGCTAAAGGCTGTTATGGGTGCTGTTAAGAACCACTGTGAAAATACTACATCACCAGGGGAGCTAACCGTAGGTTCTGTATGCTGTGCAAGGTTTCCTGATGATGATAACTGGTACAGAGCAATGGTTATGGAAACTTCAGGGAACAAAGTTGTTGTTGCTTATGTGGACTACGGAAATGAGCAACAAGTAGACATCTCAGACTTGAGAACAATCACACCAGATTTGACAAGACTGCCAGCACAAGCCATGAAATGTGCGCTCAAG GGGTTTGAAAACAGACCAATAGAAACAAAGACATCAAACCAATTAGAAATGTTAGCCTTAGAAAAAACTCTAATGGCTCATATAGGTGGTGTTCTGTCCAATGACACTATGCTTGTTACATTGATTGATGACACCGTTACACCCCCACTGGACGTGGCcagaaaaatgaaccagctctCTCAACCAAGGAGCAATACAATTGag ggCAAAGTGACAACGCCGGTACGTAAAGATGCCCCAGAATCATTCAGTTCGCCAGAAGGCAGTGTGCCTGATGACAACAGGAAAAGAAGTTTTAAGCGTGAAAAGAGCTTCAAAGAAGAGAGACGTAGGGATGGTGAGGAATTCAGTCAAAGAGGAAGCAGCTTCCGTGGACG AGATCAAAAGGAGGGCTTCGAGAGATCAGGCGCGGGACGTCACAGTGAAAAATACGGCTCGAAGCCCGAAAGAGGGGAGAG ACGTGGTCCGCCGAGACCTCGTGAAAACAACGCCCCGGCTCCCACGAATAACGAGGATGAATGGGAAGAGAACGCTCAGGCCGTGCCATCGCCGCCGAGACCCAACAGAGATAACGGAAGGGAAAG tgATAATAGATTCAATCAAGATGAGGACCATAGGACTGACGATCGCGGCAATAGAAACTTCAGACCGGAAAGAAGGGACAATCGAGGGGAGAGACGCGATTGGGGTGACAAGAAAGAAAACTGGAATCAAAAGCGAGATAACAGAAACGAAAGAGGAGAGAGACACGACAGGGGTGAGAGACACGACAGAGGAGAACGAGTAGGCAGGAGTAATTTCTCGCCACGAGAGCGAGCTGAAAGGAATGATCGATCGTTCGCGTCCGACAGTGACAAGAGATCCGAAAGAAGCTTCCGGTCTCAAGATAGCGGAAGAGAACGTAACGGCCGAGCACCGCCATACAAACCTCGTGGCAAGTTCACTCAAGTGCAATACAAGGAATTATCAAATCCGCTACCTCTAGAAACACCGTTTGTCGAACCGTCTGTCGAAATAGGATCGCAGCATGAGGTGTCCGTCACTTGGATAATCTCACCAGAAAACTTTTACACACAAATATTAACGTTACAACCTAAATTTTTAGAAATGATGCACATGATTCCCGAATTATATAAAGGAGTTAAGTCGTATTCTGGAAACGTCCCAGTTGGTGCGTCGGTGTTAGCTCGATTCCCCTTGGACGGTGTACTCTACAGGGCAACAATTGTTTCCGTCCAGCCGTTCTCTAAGTTCATTGTTCGTTATGTAGACTTTGGTAACAAGCAACTCGTGGATGCGAAAGATATTTGGCAAATGGAGAAACAATTGATGGAGCTTCCGAAGATGGCTGTTCATTGTTCCCTATCTGGGGTAAGCGCAAAGGATGGCGAGTGGAAGGCAGATCCCGAAATAGATCTTTGTTTCAACGCCCCACGTTACCAGTGCGTGTTCCAGGAATGTGCAGAGGAACAATACAAGGTATCCCTATGGAACAATGGCGTCAGTGTAGCCGATTTACTCGTCGAAAAACAGCTGGCTATTATGTCGGAAAATCAATCGTCAGTTACTCTTAAAG ATGAGGCAATTGACTTGACAATAATTGTTGGACAACAAATACTGTGCAGGGTGACACACGTGGAATCTTTAGAAAAGTTTTTCGTCCAACTGGATTTGGATAAAGCCGATTTGGTTGAAAGTGCGATAGCCAACTTTGATGAGGCCAAG TTAACGCCGTTGACTGCTGAGAGCCTTCTAGACGGAGTACATTGTACAgttaaacatgaaaataaagtatatcgaGCAATACTAAACGATGTTTCCGATACGAACAATATTGTAGCCGTTCTACCAGATTACGGGAACCATATTACTACCACCTTGGATAAG ctAATGATACTACCGACGGAACTTagtgtatattattatcaatcttTATCATGTTGTCTAAACAATTATACGAAAGATTCAAAAACTTTACTATCTCTAGATGACTTAAAGAAAACACTGACTGGAAAcaagtttataatattcgttaatAATGTTGCAGAGGTCTC ATTGATTTCAACATTATATGACGGAATAACTGGTCAAAAGGTAGCTATATTCGAGCCGGATGATGGAGCTTATGATGAAGTAGTGCCGTTATGTACGAGAGCCGTGTTCAATTACAATTTCGGAAATGCCTATATGTCACATATAGAAAATCTAaacgaattttatttacaaaaagctTCCGATGGTGACAAAATTGCTCAACTCTTAGAAGATTTATACAAATTCTATGAAAAAg GTACGCCCGACGCTCTAACTGAATTTGATGTGGACGCATTATGCGCAGCTAAATCATCTGACGGTAATTGGTATAGAGGAACAATAATCAGCTCGTCTGATACTGAAGTGAAAGTACAGTTCACAGACTACGGTAACTCTGAAACAGTGTCTAAAGAATCACTCAAAAAACTTGACTCTAAATTCTTTGAACCATGTTCTTTAGCTCTAGTCGCTAGCTTGGGACTTGTGTCCCTGCAGGATGATACCATTAGTAAACTACTAGAATGGACAAATGAAAAAGAAGTACAGGTCACACTTGCATTTGGTAATGATGGTTGGCTTGCCAATTTACACTTAGACGGTGTTGACCTTTCTATGAaactaattaatgaaaaattagcTGCCCCTCAGATAGTTTCTGATGAAACTACCGAAGAACCCGTACCGGAAGTTCCTGTCCAAGAACCCATTTCATTACCGGAAGGTTGTAAACAAGTTTACATTAGTCATATTGATACACCTGGACATTTTTGGttacaaatgttaaataaagtaGACAAGATAGATGAAATCCAAGCTGAATTACAAAGTAATGCTGATAGTTACAGCAATATTGAAACTAGAGAAATGGGGACATTATGCGTTGCTAAATATTTAGCAGATGATCAATGGTACCGAGCAGAGATACTCGATTCAGATTCTGATATAACAACTATTCGCTTTATTGACTATGGCAACACTGATGTTTTAGATAACCAACCTGGATTACTAAAAAATATCCCAGAACATTTAAAGGAAATCGAACGATATGCTATTAAGTCTAGTGTAAATGCTATACCGACAGGAACAGGACAATGGTCGGAGCCGGCATCCGATTACTTTACTCAGCTTGTTGGTGATCTATCGTCACCTGTAGATGCATTAATCGTTCTTAAGGATATTACTACTTATGTAGATATTTTCGTAAATGGCCAAAACGTTACTGATAAATTAGTTTCAGAAGGTCACGCTACTAGATCCGAGGAAACGGAATGCGGTGATTTACCTTCATGTTTTGCTAGTCATGTTAACTCTCCGTCTGAATTTTGGATTCAACTTGAAACTGCAGCTCCAGAATTACAATCAATGGAGGCAGCGATGATTGATGCTGAAAACTTCCCCGAACTGACTGAAAAAGAAGAAGGCGTTTTGTGTGCTGCTAAATACCCTGAAGATGGTGCCTGGTACAGGGCACAAGTAATTGTCGACGGTTCTGAAGGCACAGAAGTGTTGTTCATGGATTACGGAAATGCTTCAATTGCAAACGAATTACGCAGTCTTCCAGATGAACTGAAAATTAAGCCGGCTCTATCTAGAAAGTGTGCTCTACAAAAGCCTCGTGATATTAAAACATGGTCACGAAAATCCGAGATCAAATTTAATGATTTGGCTGCTGAAGGAGCCACCATTTTTAATGTTCAGTTTATTGCCTCAGGGGACATTTCTATAGTAGAACTTTATCTTGAAGGGAAATCTGTTACTGAGGAGCTAGTTGGGCTCTGTGAAGAACATCCAGCGTCAGAAAGACCTACTCCTGTGGGACAAGACTTAAATGCTAATGGAAAAATTTGTTATGTTAACTCTTTAGATGAATTTTACGTACATTTAGATGACTCTATATCCAATCTTGATGAGATTacagaaaaattaattaacggTAATGAATTCGAACCTATTACGGAACTCAAAGTGGGCTCTATATGTGCTGCTTTCTGGGATGAAGACAAACAATGGTACAGATCTAGGATCTTAGAGTTTTGTGACTTAGGATATCATGTGCAATTCATTGACTATGGCAATAAAGCTAAATGTGAAAAATTCAGTCAATTACCAGAGGATATTGCAACTATTGAACCATTAGCTAAATGTTGCCGTTTAGCTGGATTTTCTGATGATGTCTCAAACGAATCCGTCAAATCAAAACTAGACGATTTAGTTGCTGAGCTTGTAACATTCCAAATAGAATTTTTAGATAGCCTTAAAGAACCATCTCTAGTAAGACTGTTCTTAAATGGTACTGACCTAAGTTTTGTACTTAAAAGTGATTCGCCAGATATCGTCGATGAAGTTGATCTCAACgcagatgaaaaaaatattgatgcaGCTAACAACGACAATCATTCCGAAGATTTAAATTCGTCGCAACAAGACTTGAACGAGAGTATGAGTAGTTGTAACACAATAATAGAAAACAAATCTTATGAAGaagaaaaaaacaacttaaataAGAGTATTACATCCAGTGAATCGAGTCAGAATCACACACTTACACctgagaaaaatatttcaacagatAGTCTAGAAAGTTCTAATGAGACATCAATAACACCTGAAAAGGTAGATTCTATGGCAGCTTCGAAGACAGATACGGACCATATTGGAAAAGAAGGTCAAGATAAAATAAGCAAAGATGCAATATCTCCTGATATGATTTTGGAATCAAAGGATgacaaaaaacaaattgaagttgaaatataa